A stretch of the Capsicum annuum cultivar UCD-10X-F1 chromosome 8, UCD10Xv1.1, whole genome shotgun sequence genome encodes the following:
- the LOC107879165 gene encoding uncharacterized protein LOC107879165, with translation MGLEEEVKVSFWEDLDEVVRSMPSAEKIIIAGDFNGNIGVLPRVYDDVHGGFSFGVRNGKGAALLDFARAFELVVVNLSFPKKEDHLITFRSAKVKTYIDFLLLSKGDRILCKYCKVISSDHLSTQHRLLVMDLCIKKRKKICVGEGRSRIKWGSLTPESALEIGEKVAGQHKRDWWWNEEVKKKSEIKKGAYIKLIESKDEEEKPVNREVYKVERREAKLAVTTAKSAAFEHLYTRLEEKEEDKRLYRLPKVRGWKDRDLDQEGDKNIKLGELEHLKKSHDFSYCRYFKVEEFKEAIRKMRGGRATGPDKILVDFWKYADGAGLRDSG, from the exons ATGGGCTTGGAAGAGGAGGTGAAGGTGAGTTTTTGGGAAgatttggatgaggtggtgagaagcATGCCTAGCGCGGAGAAGATCATCAtagcaggggacttcaatgggaACATTGGGGTCCTACCTAGAGTCTATGacgatgtgcatggtggttttagCTTCGGTGTTAGAAATGGCAAAGGAGCAGCcctattggattttgcgagggcctttgagCTAGTGGTTGTGAACTTGAGTTTCCCAAAGAAGGAGGATCACTTGATTACCTTCCGAAGTGCAAAAGTCAAGACTTATATTGACTTTCTACTGCTTAGTAAGGGGGATAGGATTCTATGTAAGTACTGTAAGGTCATTTCGAGCGATCACCTCTCAACCCAGCATAGGCTGTTAGTGATGGACTTATGTatcaaaaagagaaagaagatttGTGTTGGGGAAGGTCGgtctagaattaagtggggtagcttgacacCAGAAAGTGCACTGGAGATAGGGGAAAAGGTGGCGG GTCAGCATAAgagggactggtggtggaatgaagaagtgaaaaaaaaaagtgagatcAAGAAGGGGGCATATATTAAgctgattgagagtaaagatgaagaagagaagccGGTGAATAGGGAGGTGTACAAGGTAGAAAGGAGGGAGGCTAAGTTGGCAGTTACGACTGCCAAGTCAGCAGCGTTTGAGCATTTGTATACTAggttagaggagaaagaagaggataaaaggttgtataggcttcCAAAAGTTAGAGGGTGGAAGGATCGTGACCTAGATCAA GAAGGGGACAAAAACATTAAGCTAGGAGAGCTGGAGCATTTGAAAAAGAGCCATGATTTCAGCTACTGCAGGTATTTTAAGGTAGAGGAATTCAAAGAGGCTATTCGTAAGATGCGGGGGGGTAGGGCAACGGGGCCGGACAAAattctggtggatttttggaaatATGCAGATGGGGCAGGGCTCAG agactccggctaa